DNA from Pseudocitrobacter corydidari:
CCTTCAGGCGTACCACGGAGCCGTCCGTGTTTACGCGCAGCGTAACGTTCCCGAACTCTACCGGATCTTTCAAGCGCGTTTGCGCAATAATAGAGGCGTTAAGTTGCTGCCCCGGTATCGCAGGCGTGCCGCCGAGCTGTCCGGCGGCAATCTGGTCATTCTGCACTTTCAGCTGGTTAATGACATCGACCGGCGTAAGGCGATATTTATTCAGCAGGTTAGCGTCCAGCCAGATGCGCATGGCGTACTGTGCGCCGAACAGCTGTACATCGCCCACGCCGTTGAGGCGGCTGATGGAGTCTTTAACGTTAGAGGCCACGTAGTCAGAAATATCATCCTGCGTAGTGGCCGGGTTATCGGAGACAAAACCGGCCACCATGAGGAAGCTACTACTCGACTTCTCAACGCTGATCCCCTGTTGCTGTACTTCCTGCGGCAGCAGCGGCGTGGCGAGCTGGAGCTTGTTCTGCACCTGCACCTGCGCGATATCCGGATCGGTCCCCGACTGGAAGGTCAGGGTGATTGTCACGCTCCCCGCAGAATCGCTGGTGGAAGACATATACATCAGGTTATCGATGCCGTTCATGTTCTGCTCGATAACCTGTGTCACTGTATCCTGCACCGTTTGCGCATCGGCCCCCGGGTAGTTAGCGGAAATAGAAACCGCTGGTGGCGCGATGGTGGGATACTGCGCCACCGGCAGTTGCATAATCGCCAGCACGCCAGCCATCATCAGAATGATAGCCAGCACCCAGGCGAAAATAGGACGCTTAATAAAAAAGTTAGCCATTTCGTCGTCTTACCTTACTGCGCTGATGGTGGAGTCGATTCATCGCTAACGGTGGTCACCTTCGCGCCGGGATGCACTTTCTGCAAACCGCTAACGATGACCTTTTCACCCGCTTTTAGCCCGTCGCTAATCAACCACTGGTCGCCAATAGCCTGCGCAGCGACAACGTTGCGCGTCTCAACGGTGTTGTCGTTATTCACCACCATCACGGTGGCATCGCCGCGCGGCGTACGCGTTACGCCCTGTTGCGGAACCAGCATGGCATTTGGCTGTGTGCCTTCATCAACGCGTGCACGTACAAACATCCCCGGCAGCAGCGTGTGCTGTGGGTTCGGGAAGACGGCGCGAAGAGTAATAGAACCAGTGCTTTCATCGACGGTGACATCGGAGAACTGCAGCGTGCCTTTCAGCGGATAAGGCTGGCCATTCTCCATCAGCAGTTCCACATTGCTGGCGGTATTCTCTTTTTGCAGATTACCCTGCTCGACGGACTGTTTCAGGCGCATAAAGTCGCTGCTGGACTGTGTTACGTCGACATAGATAGGGTCTAACTGTTGTACGGTTGCCAGCTCGGTGGTTTGCCCGTTCGTCACCAGCGCGCCTTCCGTCACATTGGATTTGCCAATACGTCCACCGATCGGCGAAGTCACTTTGGTATAAGCCAGATTGATGCGCGCGCTCTCCACCGATGCTTTGGCGGCAACGACCACCGCATCCGCCTGACGCGCGTCGGC
Protein-coding regions in this window:
- a CDS encoding efflux RND transporter periplasmic adaptor subunit; the encoded protein is MTKHARFSLLPIFIMSATLLSACDEQNTQQGHIPEPQVTVHIVKTAPLAVTTELPGRTSAFRVAQVRPQVSGIILQRHFTEGSDVEAGQSLYQIDPATYQADYDSAKAELGKSEAAAQIAHLTVKRYMPLVGTKYISQQEYDQAIADARQADAVVVAAKASVESARINLAYTKVTSPIGGRIGKSNVTEGALVTNGQTTELATVQQLDPIYVDVTQSSSDFMRLKQSVEQGNLQKENTASNVELLMENGQPYPLKGTLQFSDVTVDESTGSITLRAVFPNPQHTLLPGMFVRARVDEGTQPNAMLVPQQGVTRTPRGDATVMVVNNDNTVETRNVVAAQAIGDQWLISDGLKAGEKVIVSGLQKVHPGAKVTTVSDESTPPSAQ